The DNA sequence AGTAAACGTCATCACGGGCAAGGACATATCAAGCAAATCGAAACtaacaatgaaaaaagatctcaaaGTAATGGCGGTCAGAAACCAAACTCCAACCATTGCAGCTGACAACACGATAACCTTCTTACCAGAGGATTGCTAGCACGGTACCTCGGCCGAAGATGCCCCCTTCGTCATCTCGGCCAGGATCGGAACAGGACTAGTACGAAGAATACTGGTGGACACCGGGGCAGACTCGAACATCCTCTTCCGaggagccttcgacaagctcgggctccacaacgacaacctccaaacacaccgcAACGGCGTCATGGGACTCGGAGACAAGTTCCTCAAACCAAACGGCTCAATCACCCTTCCCATCACCATAGGAACAAGCAACCAAAAGAAGACAGTCCTATCTGGATTTGtagtcctaaaagactccacagCCTATAACGTGATTCTCGGAAGAAAAATAATCAACGACTTCTCCACagtcatctttaccaaatacctcctcATGAAGTTTAGAACCGACGACGGCTCCGTCGGTACCATCCACGGAGACCGAGAGGTCGCAAccgaatgcgacaacaccagcctagcTCTAAGGAAGAAATCCCGAGATGCAGCCGGGGTATTCCTAGCTGACCTGGATGCCCGCCAAGACGGCCAACCCAGGCCAGAACCAGAAGGAAACATGGAAAAGCTACAAATAGGGCCAACCAAGGAGGAATACACCTTCATTAATAGGAACCTCCCATACGATCTTAAAGAAGAACTCTCCCAACTCCTGAAGCAAAATAGAGACTTGTTCGCATTcacaccagccgacatgccgggtaTAAGCCCCGACCTCATGTCCCACCGGCTAGCCGTGGACACCAAAGCTAAACCAGTAGCACAGAGGAGACGAAAAATGTCATCAGACCGAGCCGCCGAGGTCAAAAAGCAAGTTAAAGCCCTACTCGAAGCCAACTTCATCAGGGAACTCCCCTACAcgacatggctagccaacgttgtacTAGTGAAAAAACCTaacgggaaatggcgaatgtgcgtcgactacacggacctcaacaaagcctgtccGAAGGACGCCTTTCCCttaccaaacatcgacggattAGTAGATGCCACATCCGGCCAccgatacctcagcttcatggacgcatattccggctacaatcagatcccgatgcaccgaccagacgaagAAAAAACAGCGTTCATCACCCCAGACGGGACTTACTGCTACACAGTGATGCCCTTCGACCTGAAAAACGCGGGAGCCACCTATCAAAGACTTGTCAACAAGATATTTCAAAACCTATCCGGAAGCAAACTAGAAGTttacatagacgacatgctcgtCAAGACCGAATCCGGCGAGCAACTCACCAGCGACCTCAAGATCATAATGAACACCCTATGAAAGCACCAAATGCGACTTAACCCGGCAAAATGTGCCTTCGGGATGGAAGCAGGGAAGTTCCTCGGCTTTATGATCACGCAATGCGGAGTTGAAGCAAACCCGAAGAAATGTCGTGCCATCCTCGAAATGACAAGCCCAAAAAACCTTAAAGACATCCAAAAGCTCACTGGCCGATTGACGGCGTTATCACGCTTTCTCGGGGCATCGGCTCAAAAGGCAATCCCTTTcttcaaactaatgaaaaaaggaGCCTCCTTCAAGTGGGAAACGgaatgcgaagaagcattccaacaTTTCAAGAGAGTCTTAGCGGAACCTCCAATCCTCGCCAAACCCAAGACAGGGGAAACACTCTACCTGTACCTCTCCATAACGGAGGAGACACTCGCAGCAGCGCTCATCCGAGAAAAcgagaaaaaagaacaaaaacccgTGTACTTCATAAGCAGAGTCTTACAGGATGCGAAAGCTCGCTACTCACGCTTAGAAAAACTAGCTTTCGCACTCCTTACAGCCTCCCGGCTCCTACGACAATACTTCCAGGCACATTCCGTGACGGTCCGAACCGACCAAGCGGTCAAGCAGGTACTACAAAAACCCGACCTAGCGGGCATaatgctagcatggtccatcgAACTATCCCAGTTCGATATCAAGTTCGAACCCTGATATGCGATCAAAGCACAAGccatggccgactttatcgccgaAATGACACCAGGAGACTCCATCCCCGAATCATGGAAACTACACGTTGACGGCTCCTCGAACATCACCTCCGAAGGCGCCGGAGTCATTCTCGAAAGCCATAACGGAGTCGTGATCGAACAGTCAGTACGATACGAATTCCCggtctcaaacaaccaggcagaatacgaggccctctTGGCAGGCCTAGCCCTAGCCCGGGAAGTCAGAGCAAAGGTCCTAGAGGTAAATATCGATTCCCAGGTAGTCAGCTCTCAAATTAGCGGAGACTACCAGACACGAGATCCCCTACTCCAACAATACCTCGCCAAGGTAAACAGACTAAAAGAAGGATTCGAGCACGTTACCATACAGAACGTTCCTAGGGAACGAAACGTCAGGGCAGACCTACTTTCcaaactagccagtaccaaacctGGACACGGTAACAAATCGCTAATCCAGGAAGTCGTTAAGTCACCCTCCGTGTCAACGACAACCAACGCTCATCTGACATTCTCAAACCAGGGATCTTGGACCCACCCTATCCTACAGTACCTCCTCGACGGAACACTGCCGCCGGACcccaaagaaggaaaaagaataaaaagggaAGCCGCCAAATATACCGTTGTCGCAGGACAGCTATACAAACGTGGATTCTCGCAACCCCTGCTCAAATGCGTCGAACCTGAGAACACAGAGTACATACTCCGCGAAATCCACGAAGGTTGCTGCGGCCACCACGTCGGAGGCAAAACATTAGCCCAAAAAGTCATCAGGGCAGGCTACTTCTGGCCCACGGTCATCCGGGATTCCATACAAATAGTCAAAAGCTGCGACAAATGCTAAAGGCACGCCAATATCCACCAAGCCGCCCCTCACCAGCTCAGCATCATATCGGCAAAACGGCCATTCGGCATCTGGGGGATCGACCTCGTCGGACCCTTCCCTACGGCACCCGGTCAACTCAGGTACctcatcgtcgccatagactATTACACCAAATGGATCGAAGCCAAACCACTGGCCTCCATAACGGCAACCCAATGCCGAAAATTCCTCTGGCGACAGGTCATCACCCGATTCGGGATCCCCGAGATCATTatctcggacaacggaacccAATTCGCTGACAAAAAGTTCAAAGAATTTTTAGAAGGGCTACGTGTATCTCACCGTTtcagctcggtagaacacccccaaacaaacggacagGTGGAATCCGCGAATAAGATAATCGTCAAAGGACTCAAAAAGcggctcgacgaagccaaaggactATGGGCCGATGAACTCGGATCGGTCCTATGGTCATACCAAACCACACCCCAAACGTCCACGGGAACACCTTTCCGATTAACATACGGTGTGGAGGCGGTCATCCCGGTAGAGATCGGAGACCCAAGCCCCAGAAAAACAGTCGGAGGTAACGATGAGGGAGCGGAACGAGACCTCATTGACGAAGTAAGAAGCATAGCCCATCTCAAGGAGCTAGCCCTAAAACAGAGAATTAGCCTAAGATATAACCACGGAGTCATCCGGCGAGAATTCGTAACTgacgacctcgtcctacgacgaaACGACATCGGTCCCCCGACCCCAGGAGAGGGAAAACTCACccccaactgggaaggaccatacagaatcAAGGCTGCAATCGGAAAGGGAGCATACAAACTCGAATGGCTTAACGGCAACGAAGTCCCGAGGACATGGAACGCCGCCAACTTACGATGATACTACACTTAGACTGACCTCGCTAAGTCACCCCCTTCCTTTTTTATCGTCTTTTCTCCACTTATGTTCCCATTTTTACAAATCTTGAAAAACCTTTTTAATTTCGTTTAAGTATCAATCCcgggtactctttcccgccaCACACGGAGGATTTTAACGAGGCCCACCCATCAATAAAATTCCATTAAAAAGCTATCCCTAAATTCTTTATCTTCTAAGTGTCCCAAATACGGAACAAAATTACGGCCACAAACTGGAGGACCGATCACCCTCCAGGCCCAAAACACGGATATCCACGAAAATCCGACCACACGACGGTCCGCTCATCCCAAACAGggaacaaaataaaccaaaaacacGGAATAGCTTTAAACGGAATATACGAAAGGCCCGAACGGCCGTAAAAGTCGTTAAACGAAAACCGAAATCACGAAGTCACAGTTACACGGCCCACGGCCAAAACCAAAATACCCAAGAAACAAACCAAGTCTAAaagcaaaaatacaaaattacaaGAGATAAAGCTACTCGAGGTCGACTATCCGGCCATCACGAACGGTCTTGAACGCTCCCATCACGGACACATCCACGCCCGGAGCCAACACCAGGGCCTGTGCCTTCATCGTCTCCTCGGTAGCAGTAATCGCATCCTTAGCATCAGCCAGCAACTCCGTTTTCTCCCTCTTTAAGGTAGCAACCCCGGCCTTCAGAGCCTCCGTCTCACCGAAAAGCACGGCAGCCTGGGAACCCGCATTAGAAGCCTTTTGCCGCTCCTCACCCAGTTGAGAAAGAAGTGAAGTCTCAACCTCGGAAAGCTGGAGAATCTCTGCCCCGGCTTCCTCAGAAGACTTCACTGCCTTCTCCCTCGCAATCTCGGCAGCCTCAAGCTTCTCCTTCAGCTTAACCATTTCAGCTTGAGAGTGACGGAGTTTCTTATCCAACAAACTAACTTGAGCCATCACGGGCTCAGCCTTCCGAACAACGACAGCAGACTGAAGGAGGGCACGATACACCGACTTGGCCTGGAACGAAACATCGTAACCATCAAAAAATGGCTCCGTACCAGGCATCAAGTGTTGATCAATAAAACCCGGGGCATCGAAACGACGATCCATCACACTAGGCACCAAACCCTCCTCCTCGAAAGTCTCGCTGCTCGGGTCCTCAGGCCTTTTTctcttccgagaagcctcagCAGCCGTCACCACGACGACTTCAGGAGAGTTCGCAGGACCAGGAGAAACTTAAGCGTCGGCTCGCGCACCCGAGGAAATCACTTCCTGAGAATCCACGGCAGGATTGGAGACAGGGGTAGAAGGAGACGAAGATCCCTCCTCCCGACCCATCGCTGCCTTCAACCTGGCCAGAGAAGTCAGcccaccagccatctcaactgaaagaaaccaaagaaaaatcaagttaCAAACTCGggaaaacaaaacataaaaaatcaaGGAAAGAGAAAAGGCACACACCAATATACGCCCGACAAGCCTCGGGATCCCCCATGACATCCCGAGGATTCAACGGATGCTCGCCAAACAAATGCCACAAAATGTTGGCAACATCCTTATCCTCCCGGGATAAACCATCATAGGTGAACTTAGTCAGAACCGACGGGCCAGCACGGAAATTCTAGTATGTCGGAAACCGGCGTACGCCCTCCGGCGACAGCCAAAACGGATGATGCCCCTGGACGGGGTGCACCTTAAAATACTCCCTTTTGAAACCGTGAAAGGAATCCTCAAAtaacccaaaaatttggcaatGAGGCTGAGCATGGAATGACATATATCCTTTCTTATGCTTCCCTTCCTTAGTCGGGAGAGTGcataagaagagaaaaagaaaaacaggaaCAGAAGCCGGAAGGTCGAGATACCGGCACACCAATTCAAAAGACCGCACGGCAGCCCAACTATTTGGATGAAGCTGAGACGGCGCCACGGAACACCGACTCAGCAAATCCTGAACAAACGGCGAGAAAGGAAACCGCACGCCGAGCCGAGTAAACATCGACTCGTAAACCCACATCCAGTCCGGAACAGTGGGCGAATGAAGATTTAAATAACAAACACGCTCGTCGGCATCTGGAAGGGCAAACTCGTACTGCTGCTCCATCTCACCACCACCACAAATCGTCCCCTGATCACGGAGGCGTTGAAGATCGGCCTCCGTCATCCGTGACGAAACGCCCCACACGTCGCTAGTCACCCAAGTGTAGCGAGCGGGGACGCCCCTGGAGGGAGCTACGGGAGCACCAACACCCTCATTTCTCCGCCGATACATACCTAAAACAGGGAGGAGCACCACCATCAGCCTACCAACCCTACGCAGAAGCAAGAACAGAAACCTACCGCTACTGCCAATCCAACACGGTGGTGCACTGCCACTACTAACCAAACACAACCACACTCAGCCCCCTCAAAACTCAAATACCACCGCCCAAAACACAATGCAGCAAGGAAATGACAAAGCAACGCATGGCAAATACAGAATGACAGGCatagcacaaaaaaaaaagaagaaaagcgaaGCATACCAACCTGGAAACGCAGAAAATGATCCTGGGAAAGCTTGAGAAGCAGAAGCGGCAAACAAGCACCAGAGAGCAGTAACACAGAGAGAAGAGAAGATTTCTTCAAGAAAGAacgaaaaaaggaaaaacaaaacgaACAAGGGAACTAAAGCAAAAGGCCAAAACGGTTACAAAAGGGAGGGAGGCGAAAATACACAAATAACCCCAGACAAGGTAAGGCTCGTAGGGGCAAAAGAGGAAAATGCCCCCTCGCATTAAATGTCCCCCTCAAAAATAGAAGCTAATAAAGCACGCCTCGAAGAACGCAACAGACGCAGTAGGCTCGGAAGAGTCACGTCAAACCAAAACGGTCAGACGAACCTTTCAGCAAAAGCCGAGGCCGAGACACCGATCTCACGTCAAAAAACCAAACGAACACCCGAGAAAAACTAAAGACCCAGCCCGCGGTCAAACACCACACCTCCCAGCGACAGACCGACCTTGTTCGCTCTCCtgctgcgggggcaactgttacggatccggcccaagGATCCCGGACCCAAGGCTAAACCCGAACCCGATTCCTCGGGTCCGACCCATCTCCCTCTTCCGGAAGGCCCGAAACCGGCCCTCTAGAGCTCCTAaccgactttcgaattcaaacacctcccttatcttagccaaacaagataagataagacgactcccatcacctataaatagaggacccaggtccctccaggtatgaCTCATTTCACACACGTAacacctctcagatccattctgacttaagcgtcggagtgtctttgcaggtacccatTCCTGATCCACCCTTTAACCCATACCAGAGACATCTCGTACAggtatattattttcttttcaatcagataataatttttaaaatttgtatttaaaaatataaagaataaaaaaatgcttttttaatttggtgaataaaaatacttttatattgagTTATGGATATCTCTGTTATCGAAAGTCTACAATTTATCTCTATAACACTGCTATATATATAGTGGCTTTTGGATATTTCTATTACTGAAAGTCTATTATTTATCTCCATAACACTACCATATATCGTGGTAACTCCATATACATATTAGTGGtcatcaatgaaaataaaaaatgaaagggtGCCgttttcaaattaataacattgTCACAAATCGATTATTCAGGACGAATGTTCATCACCAATACATGATTACATATATATGTGATATATATGACACACCTATTACTCTCTATATCTCATAAAcagattttcttttaaaataaaataatgactattatcatcgtctccaaaaatatacaaatacgttaaaataagtcatatttaacaagaatttttttaattataaattaaaaaaatttatttttcaaaaaaatataatatattcttATGTACTCTTATGTACTCTTATATACTTTGAAGATAATGATAATGGTTATTATTGTTaacattttaacttttttttttctcgtcCAATCTGATATTTTTGAAAGAGCGTATTGAAGTCCACCAGGATATAAGCCGAATtctataaaaatatagaaattcgCAGGAGAATTAAGAGAGTTCTATATAAATTATAGAGTTTGCTGATAGTACGACAAATttgtcttaaataaaaaaatcatatttaaaaaattaaatttaaaaaattaaatataaaaaaataattatttttatttttaattttattcttatttaattttaaattaaaataataataatttatttaattcagtatttataataataaatgagatcatcgttatctaaattatttaacaaaaaataacttaatttactattattaatatatatttttctaacaACAGTATATAATTCTGCCCTTATACGGGAGGATGTTATTTTATTTAGGtttgtgttaaatttttttttaaataatttttttaaaagcctATTTTCATccaagaaaaggaacaaaaatgtgtatttttttttaattacaaataaaatgaACAGTAAAAAATAGAATACCTTGTATTGATGaggaatgaataaatagaaaaaaagaaaaaaattatagttataaaaaaaataaaaaagatgtattgacaaattattttatgaaaaacaacttttattttattttctatttttaaaaagaaaagtaaaattgagTATTAATGTATTATACTATCTCACTAAAAATCAAAAGTGAtagattattttctttttattcaggtaataatttttaaattttgtatttaaaaacataaagagtaaaaaaaaatgcttttttttaattttgtgaataaaaatacttttatattgatTTCTGGATATCCCTGTTATCGAAAGTATACAATTTATCTCTATAACACTACCATATATCGTGACTTTTGGATATCTCTATTATCGAAAGTCTACCATTTATCTCCATAACACTACCATATATAGTGGTAACTCCATATACATATCAGTGGtcatcaatgaaaataaaaaatgaaagggtGCCgttttcaaattaataacattgTCACAAACCCATTATTCACGACTGACGTTCATCACCAATACATCATTACATACATATGTGATATATATGACACACCTATTACTCTCTATATCTCAAAcggattttcttttaaaataaaataatgatgaCTGTTATGATCGTctcaaaaaatatacaaatacgttaaaataagtcatatttaacaagaattttgttaattataaattaaaaaaaacttatttttcaaaaaaaaataatatattcttaTGTACTCTTATGTACTCCTAATGATTGTCATTGTTaacattttaacttttttttttctcgtccaatatgaaatttttgaaagagcATATTAAAGTCCACGAGGATATAAATCGAATtctataaaaatatagaaattcgCAGAAGAATTAAGCGAGTTCTATATAAATTATAGAGTTTGCTGAGAGTACGACAAATTTAtcttaaatacaaaaaaattatatttaaaaaattaaaattaaaaaattagata is a window from the Arachis hypogaea cultivar Tifrunner chromosome 17, arahy.Tifrunner.gnm2.J5K5, whole genome shotgun sequence genome containing:
- the LOC140180496 gene encoding uncharacterized protein; translated protein: MGLGDKFLKPNGSITLPITIGTSNQKKTVLSGFVVLKDSTAYNVILGRKIINDFSTVIFTKYLLMKFRTDDGSVGTIHGDREVATECDNTSLALRKKSRDAAGVFLADLDARQDGQPRPEPEGNMEKLQIGPTKEEYTFINRNLPYDLKEELSQLLKQNRDLFAFTPADMPGISPDLMSHRLAVDTKAKPVAQRRRKMSSDRAAEVKKQVKALLEANFIRELPYTTWLANVIPMHRPDEEKTAFITPDGTYCYTVMPFDLKNAGATYQRLVNKIFQNLSGSKLEVYIDDMLVKTESGEQLTSDLKIIMNTL
- the LOC112762867 gene encoding uncharacterized protein, with translation MTPGDSIPESWKLHVDGSSNITSEGAGVILESHNGVVIEQSVRYEFPVSNNQAEYEALLAGLALAREVRAKVLEVNIDSQVVSSQISGDYQTRDPLLQQYLAKVNRLKEGFEHVTIQNVPRERNVRADLLSKLASTKPGHGNKSLIQEVVKSPSVSTTTNAHLTFSNQGSWTHPILQYLLDGTLPPDPKEGKRIKREAAKYTVVAGQLYKRGFSQPLLKCVEPENTEHANIHQAAPHQLSIISAKRPFGIWGIDLVGPFPTAPGQLRYLIVAIDYYTKWIEAKPLASITATQCRKFLWRQVITRFGIPEIIISDNGTQFADKKFKEFLEGLRVSHRFSSVEHPQTNGQVESANKIIVKGLKKRLDEAKGLWADELGSVLWSYQTTPQTSTGTPFRLTYGVEAVIPVEIGDPSPRKTVGGNDEGAERDLIDEVRSIAHLKELALKQRISLRYNHGVIRREFVTDDLVLRRNDIGPPTPGEGKLTPNWEGPYRIKAAIGKGAYKLEWLNGNEVPRTWNAANLR